One window of Pyxicephalus adspersus chromosome 4, UCB_Pads_2.0, whole genome shotgun sequence genomic DNA carries:
- the MLF1 gene encoding myeloid leukemia factor 1 isoform X2, whose translation MFGSLLRDFEEDPFFSDPFRAHQEHVRQMMRSFSDPFGRDPFFSITDGRSHGRRGQNSSQVALREDHRVSDIKDPFHSFDHMMSNFRNRMIDMHKQFEGLADSPNTHSFKSSSVMTYSKTGDEPAKIFQATSQTRQAPGGIKETKKSVRDSETGVEEIAVGHHIKERAHIVKKLQNNKTGDRELNQEFLNMDESEVPSFTSEWDREISRYKPFEPKLSIDAPKAKHHSAHYSTKIGLPDVPRRERCISKMVI comes from the exons ATGTTCGGGAGTCTGCTCAGAGACTTCGAGGAAGACCCATTCTTTTC GGATCCATTCCGTGCTCACCAAGAACATGTCAGACAGATGATGAGAAGTTTCTCTGATCCCTTTGGCCGGGATCCATTCTTCAGTATCACAGATGGTAGATCTCATGGTCGAAGAGGGCAGAACTCTTCCCAGGTGGCTCTGAGGGAAGATCACAGG GTCTCTGATATTAAGGACCCTTTCCATTCATTTGACCACATGATGTCCAACTTTAGAAACCGAATGATTGACATGCACAAACAATTT GAAGGATTGGCAGACAGTCCTAACACTCATTCATTTAAGTCTTCCTCAGTAATGACAtattccaagactggagacgagcCAGCAAAGATTTTCCAAGCTACTAGTCAAACACGTCAAGCTCCCGGTGGT ATCAAAGAAACTAAGAAATCTGTCCGGGATTCTGAAACTGGAGTAGAAGAAATAGCTGTTGGCCATCATATCAAAGAACGAGCCCACATTGTTAAGAAATTGCAGAACAACAAGACAGGGGATCGTGAGCTCAACCaagaatttttaaatatggaTGAAT CTGAGGTACCTTCATTTACCAGTGAATGGGACAGAGAGATCTCCAGATACAAACCTTTTGAGCCCAAACTATCCATAGATGCTCCTAAAGCCAAACACCACAGTGCTCACTATTCTACCAAGATAGGGCTCCCGGATGTGCCCAGAAG agaacgATGCATCTCCAAAATGGTCATCTAG
- the MLF1 gene encoding myeloid leukemia factor 1 isoform X1, giving the protein MFGSLLRDFEEDPFFSDPFRAHQEHVRQMMRSFSDPFGRDPFFSITDGRSHGRRGQNSSQVALREDHRASSLSHMPSAPFSSMVSDIKDPFHSFDHMMSNFRNRMIDMHKQFEGLADSPNTHSFKSSSVMTYSKTGDEPAKIFQATSQTRQAPGGIKETKKSVRDSETGVEEIAVGHHIKERAHIVKKLQNNKTGDRELNQEFLNMDESEVPSFTSEWDREISRYKPFEPKLSIDAPKAKHHSAHYSTKIGLPDVPRRERCISKMVI; this is encoded by the exons ATGTTCGGGAGTCTGCTCAGAGACTTCGAGGAAGACCCATTCTTTTC GGATCCATTCCGTGCTCACCAAGAACATGTCAGACAGATGATGAGAAGTTTCTCTGATCCCTTTGGCCGGGATCCATTCTTCAGTATCACAGATGGTAGATCTCATGGTCGAAGAGGGCAGAACTCTTCCCAGGTGGCTCTGAGGGAAGATCACAGG GCATCGAGTCTAAGCCACATGCCTAGTGCTCCATTTTCTAGTATG GTCTCTGATATTAAGGACCCTTTCCATTCATTTGACCACATGATGTCCAACTTTAGAAACCGAATGATTGACATGCACAAACAATTT GAAGGATTGGCAGACAGTCCTAACACTCATTCATTTAAGTCTTCCTCAGTAATGACAtattccaagactggagacgagcCAGCAAAGATTTTCCAAGCTACTAGTCAAACACGTCAAGCTCCCGGTGGT ATCAAAGAAACTAAGAAATCTGTCCGGGATTCTGAAACTGGAGTAGAAGAAATAGCTGTTGGCCATCATATCAAAGAACGAGCCCACATTGTTAAGAAATTGCAGAACAACAAGACAGGGGATCGTGAGCTCAACCaagaatttttaaatatggaTGAAT CTGAGGTACCTTCATTTACCAGTGAATGGGACAGAGAGATCTCCAGATACAAACCTTTTGAGCCCAAACTATCCATAGATGCTCCTAAAGCCAAACACCACAGTGCTCACTATTCTACCAAGATAGGGCTCCCGGATGTGCCCAGAAG agaacgATGCATCTCCAAAATGGTCATCTAG